The Deltaproteobacteria bacterium genome includes a region encoding these proteins:
- a CDS encoding DUF1156 domain-containing protein, producing the protein MIPKECKRIAEVDFPIAEVSRHSAREKSIRHGHPSTLHLWWARRPLAACRSMLMALLLPDPCDANCPKEFKTKARKILLGHPNHPMGWDARLKTDEGLRKVILKFIADFANWDHSSDTDYLKTGRALVAAAHPDEPPLVVDPFAGGGSIPLEALRLGCEAFASDLNPVACLILKVMLEDIPRHGPQLAEELRRVGGEIKKQAEKELAEFYPKDPDGATPIAYLWARTVRCESPNCGAEIPLMRSFWLSKKVNRRRALRYKVVRSKRVAPHVEFEIFEPKNDRDVSGGTVTRAKATCLCCKAVLPPERVRAQLAEQRGGVDVVYNAKGTRIGGARIFAIVTIHPGMQGRNYRLPSESDYKAVWRAQKRLKEILKQWEHASRKGLCPVPDEPLPTKESHRAVGSQLPLYGFKVWGDLFTERQKVVLVKLYDLIGDKGILTPFLGCAFSRVAMSDMSCTRWNAVAEKMQHTFGRQALPMVWDFAEVVLTANAPGNWKSGYEIVADVIASVPPKSKVAQVHNADACFHPLPSEAVNVVFTDPPYYDAIPYSDLSDFFFVWLKRVMPGNSLLRDPFDLTNPLTPKAAEAVQCEKVKGVTGRPKDRAFYEKTMAKAFTECRRVLCEDGIGSVIFAHKTTEGWEALLSGMIQGGWTITGSWPISTEMGSRLNARETAALATSVHLVCRPRLEDAPVGDWGKVLRELPNRVGDWMERLQGEGIRGADLVFACIGPALEIFSRHRKVETADGKEVKLAEYLEKVWEVVGRMALEQVLGTEEARARNGVAGALEEDARLTALFLWTLQSTKGGNGNNNNKKDSEGDEDDAQRPKSKGYGLIFDVVRRFAQPLGISLPTWEDRIIKMEKGTVRLLPVSERADQLFGKDGARAMATRLEESPKTNPQLLLFPEMEQVVPPKIRGRGCRPRVSIDTDSAGFQEATTLDRVHAAMLLQAGGQPNALRALIKTEQNRGPAFLRLANALSALYPKSSEEKRLLDAMLLAVPR; encoded by the coding sequence ATGATCCCAAAGGAATGCAAACGCATAGCCGAAGTAGATTTCCCAATTGCCGAGGTTTCGAGACATTCAGCACGAGAAAAATCCATCCGCCACGGCCATCCGAGTACCCTACACTTATGGTGGGCACGGAGGCCGCTGGCCGCCTGCCGGTCGATGCTAATGGCATTGCTCTTGCCCGATCCGTGCGATGCTAATTGCCCGAAGGAATTCAAAACCAAAGCTCGAAAGATCTTGCTCGGTCACCCGAATCATCCTATGGGCTGGGATGCCAGGCTGAAAACCGATGAGGGTTTGCGGAAAGTAATTCTGAAATTTATCGCTGACTTTGCCAATTGGGACCATTCCTCCGATACGGATTATCTGAAAACCGGCCGCGCGCTGGTTGCCGCAGCTCACCCGGACGAGCCTCCTCTGGTGGTGGACCCGTTTGCAGGTGGGGGTTCGATTCCGCTGGAGGCGTTGCGGCTTGGATGCGAGGCTTTCGCGAGCGACCTCAACCCGGTGGCCTGCCTTATTCTCAAGGTCATGTTGGAGGACATCCCTCGCCACGGACCGCAGCTTGCCGAGGAACTGCGAAGAGTCGGCGGTGAGATCAAGAAACAAGCCGAGAAGGAACTGGCTGAGTTCTACCCCAAGGATCCGGATGGTGCCACACCTATTGCATATCTCTGGGCGCGGACGGTGAGGTGCGAGTCGCCCAACTGCGGGGCGGAAATCCCCCTCATGCGATCCTTCTGGTTGTCAAAGAAAGTTAACCGTAGGCGGGCGCTAAGGTACAAGGTCGTGCGGTCCAAACGCGTTGCTCCGCACGTGGAATTCGAGATCTTTGAGCCGAAAAATGATAGGGATGTCTCCGGCGGCACCGTGACGCGTGCCAAGGCCACCTGTCTATGCTGCAAGGCAGTCCTTCCGCCCGAGCGTGTCCGGGCGCAACTTGCCGAACAACGCGGCGGTGTGGACGTTGTGTATAACGCAAAAGGTACTCGCATCGGGGGCGCGCGGATTTTTGCGATCGTGACAATTCATCCTGGCATGCAGGGGCGAAACTATCGACTACCGAGCGAAAGCGACTACAAAGCTGTCTGGAGAGCACAGAAGCGTCTGAAGGAAATCCTCAAGCAATGGGAACATGCCAGCAGAAAAGGACTCTGTCCAGTACCGGATGAGCCGTTGCCAACCAAGGAAAGCCACAGAGCTGTTGGGAGTCAACTTCCACTTTATGGTTTCAAAGTGTGGGGAGACCTGTTCACAGAACGTCAAAAGGTGGTTCTGGTGAAATTATATGATCTCATTGGAGATAAGGGAATTCTGACACCGTTTCTTGGCTGCGCATTCAGTCGGGTCGCCATGAGTGACATGTCTTGTACTCGCTGGAATGCAGTCGCAGAGAAAATGCAACATACCTTCGGACGCCAAGCCCTACCCATGGTTTGGGATTTCGCTGAAGTAGTCCTAACCGCTAATGCCCCTGGTAACTGGAAAAGTGGATATGAAATTGTTGCAGATGTTATAGCATCGGTGCCTCCGAAGAGCAAAGTTGCCCAAGTCCATAATGCAGACGCCTGCTTCCACCCCTTGCCGTCTGAGGCTGTGAATGTTGTCTTCACAGACCCCCCGTATTACGATGCAATACCCTATTCAGACCTTTCTGACTTCTTCTTCGTCTGGCTCAAACGAGTAATGCCAGGTAATTCCTTGTTAAGAGATCCATTTGATTTGACTAATCCGCTGACACCAAAAGCCGCTGAGGCTGTGCAGTGTGAAAAGGTGAAGGGCGTAACAGGGCGTCCTAAAGATCGAGCATTCTATGAAAAAACCATGGCCAAGGCCTTTACAGAATGCCGCCGCGTTCTGTGCGAAGACGGCATTGGCTCGGTTATCTTTGCACACAAAACAACCGAAGGCTGGGAGGCACTACTTTCAGGGATGATTCAAGGCGGATGGACAATTACTGGATCATGGCCCATTTCCACAGAGATGGGATCAAGGTTGAATGCGCGGGAAACCGCCGCCCTTGCCACCAGCGTCCACCTCGTCTGCCGCCCCCGTCTTGAGGATGCACCAGTGGGTGACTGGGGTAAGGTTCTGCGTGAGCTGCCTAATCGCGTTGGCGACTGGATGGAGCGGCTTCAGGGCGAGGGTATCCGGGGAGCTGATTTGGTTTTCGCATGTATTGGCCCCGCACTGGAGATCTTCAGTCGCCATCGCAAAGTTGAAACCGCCGATGGCAAAGAAGTAAAGCTTGCTGAATATCTGGAAAAGGTCTGGGAGGTTGTGGGCCGAATGGCGCTGGAGCAGGTACTGGGAACTGAAGAGGCCCGTGCGCGTAATGGTGTAGCTGGTGCTTTAGAAGAGGATGCCCGGTTGACCGCACTGTTTTTATGGACACTTCAAAGCACGAAGGGCGGGAACGGCAATAACAACAACAAAAAGGATTCAGAAGGCGATGAAGATGATGCCCAACGGCCTAAATCAAAAGGTTACGGCTTAATTTTCGATGTGGTACGGAGGTTCGCTCAACCACTCGGTATCAGCCTGCCTACCTGGGAAGACCGCATTATTAAGATGGAAAAGGGCACCGTGAGGTTATTGCCTGTTTCAGAAAGGGCTGATCAGTTATTCGGTAAAGATGGTGCTCGGGCCATGGCAACAAGACTTGAAGAAAGCCCAAAGACCAATCCTCAGCTTTTGCTGTTTCCGGAAATGGAGCAAGTCGTCCCTCCAAAAATTCGTGGCCGAGGTTGTAGACCACGAGTTTCAATAGACACAGATTCTGCCGGATTTCAAGAAGCCACAACGCTTGATCGGGTGCACGCCGCCATGCTCCTTCAGGCCGGGGGCCAGCCAAATGCTCTACGTGCACTAATTAAAACGGAACAGAATCGAGGACCGGCGTTTTTGAGACTTGCAAATGCATTGTCGGCCCTGTACCCGAAAAGCAGTGAAGAAAAACGATTACTCGACGCCATGTTGCTGGCAGTTCCAAGATAA
- a CDS encoding ATP-binding protein: MEPWYKVALPRKEVREGRSFNPDEFAIHLEQVIAKTAPEDYRDPDKFFSRTCFTRALRDHAGMVLRRLMGETADTAPVMTLITQFGGGKTHTLTALYHMVNNGAKAAKYPGVTKLISEAGISKVPDAKVGAFVGNAWDPQDGRETPWIDIAWQLAGKKGVEALGSAAKTKAPGTEALGRVFKAAGKPVLLLFDEVLNYLNRHRDMADSFHAFVQNLTVATTATTLGAAVISLPRSQVEMTDWDMQWQNKITKVVRRVAKDLIANDETEISEVVRRRLFQDLGNERIRKKVSKAYADWCFERRAQIPSEWTAVDTSTTEDKSREFLRARFETCYPFHPATLSVFQRKWQALSQYQQTRGTLAMLAQWISWAYREGYAKARREPLITLGSAPLEVPEFRSVVLGQLGESRLVAAIDADISGVNSHARALDADTKGALRDIHRRLGTSILFESSGGQVDKVAHLPELRFALGEPEIDTTSVDNAAFALENKSYFIRRVGTDGFKISHEPTMRKVVNDRRASLDEDTEIKPAMRSLVQQEFDRGATIPMVPFPSDGSSVQDTPKLTLVLVDPDSEWNGGDSLRKQIADWTKQRGKSPRFYPGSLVWCLKKPGRDLREKVELWLAWKRVAREIAEGTLGGDFDRSDRVEIQAKIKDAEEAAKDEVWGGYRFIVFADNKEPDGLKTIDLGAGHSSGGETLCGRVITALKSQALLNESVGAGYIERNWPPALKESGAWPLSSLRQSFLNGSLTRLLDPDTVLRTKIVDFVARGDFGLASGLKSDGTTYDRVWFNEPMAPEEVAFESGVFLLLKAKAKKLCEKPGPKPEPGPTPGPSPEPGPEPEPGPGPTPEPTSRTFRVTGEVPPETWNRLGTKILPKLRSGQDLNIRVDFSVTIDGKFSENYAMELKQILEDLSLSDKFRID; the protein is encoded by the coding sequence ATGGAGCCTTGGTATAAGGTTGCTTTGCCTCGTAAGGAAGTAAGGGAAGGACGTTCATTCAATCCAGACGAGTTTGCCATCCATCTTGAACAGGTCATTGCCAAAACAGCACCAGAGGATTACCGCGATCCGGACAAGTTTTTCTCCCGAACCTGTTTCACACGTGCTTTAAGAGACCATGCAGGTATGGTGCTGAGACGCCTGATGGGTGAAACGGCAGATACAGCGCCGGTCATGACTCTCATAACTCAGTTCGGTGGAGGAAAAACACACACACTGACCGCACTGTATCATATGGTCAACAATGGAGCCAAGGCTGCGAAATATCCGGGCGTGACCAAACTAATCTCGGAAGCTGGAATCAGCAAGGTACCAGACGCAAAAGTGGGCGCATTCGTGGGCAATGCCTGGGATCCACAGGATGGCCGAGAGACACCATGGATTGATATAGCGTGGCAATTGGCCGGCAAAAAGGGGGTTGAAGCACTTGGATCAGCAGCTAAGACCAAGGCACCAGGCACCGAGGCTTTGGGGCGTGTGTTTAAGGCTGCTGGCAAGCCTGTATTGCTGCTGTTTGACGAAGTGTTGAACTATCTGAATCGTCATCGGGATATGGCTGATTCCTTTCATGCCTTCGTCCAAAATCTAACGGTGGCTACAACCGCCACAACTCTCGGTGCTGCTGTGATCAGCTTGCCGCGAAGCCAGGTTGAAATGACCGACTGGGACATGCAGTGGCAAAACAAGATTACCAAGGTGGTTCGTCGGGTTGCCAAGGATCTTATTGCCAATGATGAAACTGAGATTAGTGAAGTTGTAAGACGTCGTCTGTTCCAGGATTTGGGCAACGAACGGATACGCAAGAAAGTATCAAAGGCATATGCAGACTGGTGCTTTGAACGACGAGCACAGATTCCCTCAGAATGGACCGCGGTGGACACCTCGACTACTGAAGACAAATCTAGAGAGTTTCTGCGTGCCCGATTCGAGACCTGCTATCCTTTTCATCCGGCCACTTTATCTGTTTTTCAGAGGAAATGGCAGGCATTATCTCAATATCAGCAAACTCGTGGCACCTTGGCCATGCTCGCACAATGGATCTCATGGGCATATCGTGAGGGTTATGCCAAGGCACGCCGGGAACCGCTTATCACTTTAGGTTCTGCACCGCTCGAAGTGCCGGAATTTCGCAGCGTTGTCCTGGGACAATTAGGTGAATCACGCCTTGTTGCCGCCATTGATGCTGACATATCCGGTGTTAATTCACACGCGCGAGCACTCGATGCTGACACAAAAGGAGCGCTTCGGGATATCCATCGACGACTGGGGACATCCATTCTTTTTGAATCCTCTGGAGGCCAGGTTGATAAGGTGGCGCATTTGCCGGAGCTTCGCTTTGCGCTTGGGGAGCCCGAGATTGATACCACGTCCGTTGACAACGCTGCCTTTGCTTTAGAAAACAAGTCATATTTTATTCGGCGTGTGGGAACGGACGGTTTCAAAATCAGCCATGAGCCGACTATGAGGAAGGTGGTCAATGACCGTCGCGCTTCACTGGATGAAGATACTGAAATCAAACCTGCCATGCGCTCTTTGGTTCAACAGGAATTTGATCGCGGTGCTACGATCCCCATGGTACCGTTCCCCTCAGATGGTTCTTCTGTTCAGGATACGCCCAAGCTGACTCTTGTACTGGTAGATCCGGATTCAGAATGGAATGGAGGCGACTCATTGCGGAAGCAGATTGCCGACTGGACAAAACAACGAGGGAAATCGCCTAGATTTTACCCTGGCTCATTAGTTTGGTGTCTAAAAAAACCGGGCAGAGATCTCCGCGAGAAAGTAGAACTCTGGTTGGCATGGAAGCGGGTGGCAAGAGAGATTGCCGAAGGAACACTGGGAGGCGATTTCGACAGATCTGATAGGGTGGAAATTCAGGCCAAAATAAAGGACGCGGAAGAAGCCGCAAAGGACGAGGTCTGGGGCGGTTACCGGTTCATTGTCTTTGCGGACAACAAAGAGCCTGATGGACTGAAAACCATTGACCTCGGCGCAGGGCATTCGAGCGGCGGCGAGACGCTTTGCGGTAGAGTCATAACGGCACTGAAATCTCAAGCTCTGCTAAACGAATCTGTCGGAGCTGGATATATTGAACGTAATTGGCCACCGGCATTGAAAGAATCCGGTGCATGGCCTCTATCCAGCTTGCGTCAGAGCTTCTTGAACGGTTCACTCACAAGACTGCTTGACCCAGATACTGTATTACGGACAAAAATCGTTGACTTTGTTGCTAGGGGGGATTTTGGTCTTGCTTCGGGTCTGAAATCAGACGGAACAACTTACGACCGTGTATGGTTCAACGAGCCTATGGCTCCAGAGGAAGTCGCATTTGAGTCGGGAGTCTTTTTGCTCCTGAAGGCCAAAGCAAAAAAGCTGTGTGAAAAGCCAGGGCCTAAACCCGAACCTGGCCCCACGCCAGGGCCAAGCCCGGAACCTGGCCCAGAACCTGAACCGGGGCCTGGGCCTACTCCTGAACCCACAAGCCGGACGTTTCGAGTTACAGGGGAAGTGCCACCTGAAACATGGAACCGACTCGGAACGAAGATTTTGCCAAAACTCCGAAGTGGTCAAGATCTCAACATACGAGTTGATTTCTCGGTGACCATAGATGGGAAATTCTCTGAAAACTATGCCATGGAGCTCAAGCAAATTTTGGAAGATTTGTCTCTTTCGGATAAGTTCCGCATAGACTGA
- a CDS encoding DUF87 domain-containing protein, with protein MSKPIEQIAALTIGTVESVSPSEIRVLLEPNAPQATALNTGVPTGFPRINGYVLIPNETGAVVGLVVWLGVERSQFPKRMGLKDFGLVDLPFPLRNISLTPLGTLLSGRRAGSGNSAYRLERGVSAFPSVGDAAQLPTAEQLRSIIEASSEEDRRVRIGTSPLGANAAVTVDPDKIFGRHLAVLGNTGSGKSCTVAGLIRWSLEKARNERTRLLEEAIKTAQKLGEMEKENEATKKHDGTPNARFIIFDPNGEYSSAFADCSEVRRFTVPPARGETRDFCLPAWMWNSHEWCAFTQAKSGVQRPILMRALRELRTLSPGTGTNRVGVLNALLRSYYRSLVNDRNKGATAYIDKPGKNDFGQKLQAIARSLMQYADEDDLAQFKEVLLETGTALKSIADNRHKSFTNEAGEIVEYYQAFDSVEVENAVAALDRCIESIPDVDQHLGINEDSPIPFAPIYFAELIEQIAAEQGQSQYVDTLVLRLKMLLSDMRLMPILKPTKDISLEEWLDLFIGSSNSGTLGIINLSLISSDVLHLMIAVVARIVLEATQRYHILNDEELPTVLVLEEAHTFVKRGSAEESDTPTPSQMCRQTFERIAREGRKFGLGLVLSSQRPSELSPTVLAQCNTFILHRMVNDRDQDLVGKLVPDNLGGLLKELPSLPSRQAIFLGWAATVPTLVEITELREDHRPRSSDPKFWDVWTGKEDRPIDWHKIVEDWTGTQNKPKTPSGPSEEENLS; from the coding sequence ATGAGCAAGCCTATTGAGCAAATCGCCGCTCTGACCATCGGCACGGTTGAATCCGTATCTCCTTCGGAAATTCGGGTGCTTCTTGAGCCGAACGCTCCTCAGGCGACTGCGCTGAACACAGGCGTCCCTACCGGATTCCCTCGCATCAATGGTTATGTGCTGATTCCGAACGAAACCGGTGCAGTTGTCGGGCTGGTGGTGTGGCTCGGTGTCGAACGCTCGCAATTCCCCAAACGAATGGGCCTAAAGGACTTTGGGCTTGTGGATTTACCGTTTCCGCTGCGGAACATTTCTCTGACGCCGCTCGGCACACTCCTTTCCGGCAGGCGTGCTGGAAGCGGTAACAGCGCCTACCGTCTGGAAAGGGGCGTTTCTGCTTTCCCTTCTGTTGGTGATGCCGCACAACTGCCCACCGCTGAGCAGCTTCGATCTATCATCGAAGCCTCAAGCGAAGAAGACAGACGTGTCAGAATAGGCACTTCACCGCTTGGGGCAAACGCGGCTGTGACCGTAGATCCGGACAAGATATTCGGACGACATCTCGCAGTTTTGGGAAATACCGGCAGCGGCAAGTCATGCACTGTTGCCGGGCTCATTCGCTGGTCTTTAGAAAAAGCACGCAATGAGCGCACCCGACTTCTGGAAGAGGCCATAAAAACAGCCCAAAAGCTCGGTGAAATGGAAAAGGAAAATGAAGCAACAAAGAAGCATGACGGGACACCAAACGCGCGATTCATCATATTTGATCCTAATGGGGAATACTCATCTGCATTCGCAGACTGTTCGGAAGTTCGTAGATTCACAGTTCCGCCAGCAAGAGGCGAAACAAGGGATTTTTGTTTGCCAGCGTGGATGTGGAACAGCCATGAGTGGTGTGCCTTTACACAAGCGAAGTCGGGTGTACAAAGGCCAATACTCATGCGTGCGCTCCGTGAACTGAGAACCCTTTCGCCAGGGACTGGAACTAACCGCGTTGGCGTACTGAACGCACTATTGAGATCCTATTACCGTTCACTTGTCAATGACCGCAATAAAGGCGCAACTGCCTACATCGACAAGCCAGGTAAGAACGACTTCGGACAGAAGCTTCAGGCAATTGCACGGTCTTTGATGCAATACGCAGACGAGGATGATTTGGCGCAATTCAAAGAAGTTCTATTGGAAACAGGCACGGCACTCAAGAGCATAGCCGACAACCGGCACAAGTCCTTCACGAATGAGGCTGGCGAAATAGTTGAATACTATCAGGCTTTTGATAGTGTTGAGGTGGAAAACGCTGTTGCAGCTCTTGACAGGTGTATTGAGTCGATACCGGATGTTGATCAGCATCTGGGTATCAATGAAGATAGCCCCATCCCATTCGCACCCATCTATTTCGCGGAGTTGATTGAGCAGATAGCAGCAGAACAAGGCCAATCGCAATATGTCGATACCCTTGTCCTCCGCCTGAAGATGCTTTTGTCGGACATGCGACTGATGCCTATACTTAAACCCACTAAAGATATCTCACTTGAGGAGTGGCTTGATCTGTTCATCGGCAGCAGCAACAGTGGGACATTGGGGATCATCAATCTCTCGTTGATCTCGTCCGACGTGCTCCATCTCATGATTGCCGTCGTCGCCCGAATCGTGCTTGAGGCGACACAGCGATACCACATACTCAATGATGAGGAACTGCCGACAGTGCTGGTACTTGAGGAAGCCCATACTTTCGTCAAGCGCGGAAGCGCGGAAGAATCGGACACTCCCACCCCTTCTCAAATGTGCCGCCAGACTTTTGAACGAATCGCCCGAGAGGGTCGCAAATTCGGTTTAGGTCTTGTGCTTTCATCGCAGAGACCCTCTGAATTGTCACCGACAGTCTTGGCACAGTGTAATACATTCATTTTGCACCGTATGGTCAATGATCGTGACCAGGACCTTGTTGGCAAACTTGTACCAGATAATCTCGGGGGGCTTCTTAAGGAACTTCCGAGCCTGCCTTCTCGGCAGGCGATTTTTCTCGGCTGGGCTGCAACTGTTCCGACGCTGGTGGAGATCACGGAGCTTCGCGAAGATCATAGACCGCGATCTTCTGACCCGAAGTTTTGGGATGTCTGGACTGGTAAGGAAGATCGTCCGATTGATTGGCACAAAATAGTGGAGGATTGGACAGGGACTCAAAACAAACCAAAAACGCCCTCTGGTCCATCAGAAGAGGAAAACCTGTCATGA